CTATTCCGGAGTACCCAATATCTTCCCAGGagaaaaaagatgcagaagaatctGCACAGGAACCAGACTCCACATTATACAAGGAAGATGGCTCTTTGGAGGTACCCAATTGTATTTACACACACCAAATGTGGTTTGATTAGTTATTATGAATTAATTATGAATATACTTCTCTGCAGTATTTTTAACCACTATTTTTGTTGATGCAGATTGAGTATACCTCACTTGTTGATGTTCGCCTGCTCAAGGGACATGACTCAGATAACCTTCATAATGAGAAGTCAAAGGAAAAAGCACAATCAAACAACTGGGACCTAGCATTGGTTGATGCTAATCCTAGACACTCAGCTGCACCTCTTGTAGGTTTGTACCAAGTTTTGGACAGAATTTTCGTTAATCTTCTATTGGATGCCAAACGATAGATCAAAATAAGATTATGGATGATGTTGTTTTACAGAATCGAGACCAACCATGGGGTGGGACCAAATTGATCAGGCTTTGAGTGAGAGGAAGGCACAACTTCAGCAGACTGATACCTGGGCTATCAAGGGCTCCACCACTGCTTCATGGTCATTTAGGGCATTGAGAGGCAGTGCACTGGGACCTACTCTGGCATTATTAAGAGGGACAAATGGCAGCAATGCTAATTCTCCTGGCAAACATGCCTCTGGCAAGTATCCTAGTTCCAAGTGATTCCCTTGTGTGATGATTTTGCCTGGTGTTGCCACTTCTACAATGAGAGTGCACACCCTCCCATGTGTAGTTACCAATATGTGGCTCATGTCAACTAAAAACTTTGTTTTAGTGGTGATCCTCAGGCGTTGACCTTGCAATTCGTCCTCTACATTGTATCATCTTTTATGGTGGCGGAAGATGAGCCAGTTTCAAGCCACACGATGAAGACTGAAATGGTGGTAATCAAGTTTTGGACTTACTGGGATTAATTGTTGAGTAATTAGGTATTGAGTTAATGTCACTCTGCTTCATTATGCTTGGAACTCAGTTTGACATTAAAAGTTGGTTTTTCAGCTAAATTTCTTAGCATGGTTGCAGTGAAAACTCAAACCTATAAGAAGCTTGGATGACAAAATTTCCAAATTCCTTTAAATAAAGTGAAATCATAATCTTTTGTTGTTCCTGGAAGTACTTTAAAGCGTTGGAGAATATGCTATAGATGTCATGAATCGTTCTTTGGAAGAATGGTTACTTTCTTACCTCTCTAACTAATTCAAGTAAATACAAACAGCTTGTTAAAGCTTTTCTTATTACAATGATCTTTTAGCTACCAAAAGACTAATCAGGAAGATACTTATACATGCTCAGTGAATTGAAACCCATAAATATTTCGCTCGCATCCGATTCATATATGTTTGAGGACTACATGGTTCCAAATATGCTTCCCAACAATTTCAGAGTGTCATATGCAATCTCATCATGAGGTTTTCTATAACTAAAGAAGGATTTTGGAGTATATATAGATGTGCACTTGATTCCAACACATGTTAAATGGACAAGGATTCCACCAATGTGAGGTCATCTTATTTCTGTGAAAGGAGCCATCCTCAGATTACGATATTTATAATATGGGAAGTATTTAGAGGTTAATATGCAAAAAAATCTTTTAGATCAAATGTAGGGGTGAATCTACAAAAATTTCCATTGAACAAAAATGCtaaggctaattatagattacccctaattatagattatcccatTAGTTAAATACATTTAATGTCCTAGttcttatactttaaaaagttatattggtaTCTCTAgggttatgaaagtaaaatatataaGTCCATTTACCTGAACAACGTCAATTTTACCAATGGAAATACGAAAACAAATGGCAAAAATATAGTTTTAACGCTCCATTGTCACGGAATCGAAGTTCGCTATCGAAGCCATCGCGGAGATCCGTCGCCTTTCGAAGTAGGACTCGAAGATGCACGTCACCCTCGTTGATACTAACGTCGTGCCCCTCCTTACCATAGTCTCCTCGACCACCACTACCATCACTCGTCTGCAATCGAGGCCTAGGAGAACACCGTCGATGCCCTCCTTAACCTCCCCATCTTCACCCGTGAGGCATTCATGTGCACCCTAGACACCCTTGACACCCTCGTGGTTGCCCTCCATCTCCTCTTCCCTGTTGCTTGCTGCAACCCTTTATAGCCTCATATTTGTTGAAGCATACCGCTTTATCATCGAGGTAAAGAAACCTCACATTGTCACCCTTGTGGACCTCTTTGTCACTCTCAATGCGTCGATTAGGTCCATCAAGAACGCACTAAAGGTCCACTTTGACTTGGCCCTCTACCTACTTGATCACACCGCCCTCATCAAACTGAGCATCGTACCACCCCTCTTTGTATTGGTGGTGAAGGACAAGTGGAGGGGGATGGTGGAGGACACAATAATAGCGATCACCCAAGTGACAAGATGCAACGAGAGCGTAGAGGCTCCATCGTCACTTTGCATCCGTCACTAACGTTATTCACCACCATTAactgaaatgttaaaattattattttactctTTATTTGTATGTTTTCATTCGTAAAACTGACGATGTTAGAATAAATGAACCTAGATGTTTAACTTGCATAACTAAACAGTACCAATGTAATATTTTGAAATATAAGGGCTCAGAACCGAAATGCTACCCTTGCATAAttgatttcatgaattattttaatttaaatcttaTAATTAATATCGGAATATatcttttcttattatttttctcCCCACGGCAGGTAAGATTGCCCGTGCAAAGTTTGCCGTAATCCAGTTCGTAAAAATGAAACTAAATAAGGCCATGCTAACCGAACATGGTTGACCGCCCGTGGCAAATAGCATCGCTCCCCCGTCCTCCGTCCGCCGTCTCGAATTCCCCGGTCGTTCTCCTCTCGCACGGTTCCAGACAACGACGGCCGCGGCGGCGGCGTCCTCTCCCCCGCCTAGCACTCCTGAACGGTGCCCCAACGGGGAGCCCCGCTCCCCCCCAGTCGAAGGGCCCATTCCATGCCGTGCATTTCCCGAGTGATCATCAGGTTTCGATCCCTTTCGAGGTCCCCTCCCTTCCCCACTCCCCATCATGCCTCCTCTTTGCACAGCTACGGCGAATTGAGCATAAGGTGGGTGAGTTCCTATTTGTTTTTCCGTCACTCCCATAACCCTAATTAGCTCATTGCTTGCACTTTCTTCTCTTCTACTTCTTTTTGCTGGAGACTCTGTTTAACTGTTCGAATTATGTTTCTTGTGTATGTGACCTCTCTAGTTATTGTGGTGAAATCTATCAAATTACGTGAAGACATTGTGAGAATTATAAAGGAAGATGGGGATTTTTTTTGCTTTGCCTTTTGTTGCCTTCTATTGTGGCTTGACAAATGAGTTGAGCATTGCAAAGTTATTTGTGTTGAGGTCACTTCAACCAGCATTTCTTGGTTATGGATGGATCCTAAGAAAAGCCATACTGAAAAGTAAGGTGTTTGTTGTTGTACTCATAAACGGTGGGTTGGGAAGGATGGGGCTACTGGCATGTTTAAAGTATAATTTTGGCTTTTTAAAAAGTAAATTGATGCTTATCAGTGTATGTTTACTTGCTAGATGTGTTTTATCCGTGTAGTTAGTCATTGTAGAATTGTCATTATGCTGATGAATTGGAGTATGGTTGTTGCATGATCTCCATCAATCTCATATCTAGAAGTAGTATCTAGTATCTGGTAATAGTTGTATGTGTCATTAACAGTAGGAGGTTGTGTTTTGGTGTATTCACTTATGGGAGTAGTTGATGTTCAGACCAACTAGAGATGCTCTACATTTGATTAGTTGCATCCTAGTTTTTGCATGTCACATCAAAGGCCTACCGAAGATTTTTTTATATTGACTATCTTGGATGGAGAGGAAAAAATTTAGAGGTTCAGAATATCAAGTGACATTGGAAATGAGATTTACAAGCTCTTGTACATACAATGTATCTATGTCCAAAGGCTCTGAGGTGCTAGGTGCTTATGGACTTCAGCATTTGTTTCTGTTTATACTTTTATTCATATTTGTATTTTTTAAGAAGTTGAGACCTGGGAATTGCTCATTGGTATAACTTCATTTTTGTATTCTACAAAATAAGATTCTGTTCGTATCCTGATCTAAGAAGTAAAAAACCCAAATGGAACTTGTTCTATGTAGAGTATATTAATTTTCATACCTCTTGATTATTCAGGACATGCAATAAACATAACCTAGTTTGTAATTTCATTGTAAGATTGACTTGTTAGTGAATTTCATCCTTCTCTACTCTATGATATAGCTAAAACTCTAAATTTCCTTTTTTTAAGTAGGAGGATTTTCAACCTGGGGTGACATCTGGAATTATACAAAAATAAtccctttaattttattttataaattgaaATAGAATTGCATCCTTCATATGATTGACATATGTGTAGTTGAAGAActcttaaagaaaaaaatatttgaagttcTTCCTATTTGAATGTTGGAAGTGGAAGATAATTGAACCTGCAATTCCTACTGTTTAGCTTCATAATACCTACTGGAATAAATGAGTCAAAAGAAAACAGAGACTCTCTAATTTATATGGACGTTGGACGAGTAGTAGGGAAGGAGATCTCTCTGTAGAATTGTTATCTAATCAGGATAGAAATAAGATGAATTTCTGGATTATCATGACTGCACACAGTActagttttttttatgaatcaaatttGAATATGGTTCATTATTATAGAATATAAGGTTGCAGGCATtcaaattttatgttaattttgacTTTATATAGCATGTTGTACTAAATAACATGCTATAAGTGTAGAATCCAATCAGCAGTCATTGAGATAAAAATTAAGAACAATCGCTTAGATCGGCTCTTTTGATGGGAAATGTACAGACAACAGACTGAGTAAGAGGGATTatgaagaaaaaaagagagagaatatgGATGATTATGGAAATGGTTTTGTATGAACTCACTCGAGTAGTTTGTTATATGTCTCAACGTTTCAAGCAAAGTATTGCCTTCTTCAGTCATAACCTTATCAAAGAAGTATAATGTTCAGTTCATTAATTAGTCAATTATTCTTAAATGAGGTTTAAGATCTTGTATTTTATCCTCATCCTTCTGTTGTGGGACTGTCTGTATCTTTGGCCATGGACTGACATGTGAAACTGTTAATGGTTGTATAATTGGTATAGACTTCAGAAATTCGTTTAGTTACTTCAGACAGATTGTCTTTATTCTTGAAAAGTCTATGCTGTATTAATGGTGATGATTTGTTCCCATGAGAATTAAGGCTAGCTTAATGTGGTCCTTGTAACATTTTTCATGCAAATACTTTTTATTGTTGCCTTATAATATAATGTCAATTTTTAGAAGGTATTTGAAATTGAACCATTATCATCTTCATCAAAATCGCTATCATGGTTTAAAAAACTGAGCGGTAAATATCAGTCCAACAGATAACCAGGCTGCAAATCAGCCTATTTTGGATGGCTTAAGTCTGGTCTAGTTTTTAGTTAAAAACCATTTTAACATATTATGAAGTATATTAAACCTCTCTTTATCACTATCGTTCGTCGAGACACTTAGGGCACAGAGCACAACATCACCACCAGCCCACCGCCCACCGACCTGTCTGTCGCCTGCACAATGACACATGCCATGTGCTTGTACGTCACTACAAACCTACCAGTCCATCCAATGATTGGTTCAGGTCTGATACTCAAGACTTTGAGCCCTGATCACCACCACCAATTAAGGCTAAGGTCCCTCTACCTTTTGATCTATCAACTGCTTTTGGTAATTTTTTCTTACACTTCCCTTATTTtaagttgaattttctttgttcttGACATGTGCATGGCATATTTTTAACTTGGTAAACTAGATGGAGCCAGAGGAGGGCCTTTCTTCATCTGGAGATACCAGTGATGAGATAATAGATGAGCAAGAAATGGAGAGTTCAGCAGAAAACAAGAATGAGAAAGGAACGGAAAATATATTGGAAGATAATGCAATTATGACTGTAGATAAGAATGAGCATGAGGCCGAACATAGATTGGAAGATTATGCAACTATGACTCTAGAAAAGAATGAGCAAGAGGCAGAAAATCAATTAAAAAATGATGCAACTGCAACTTTACATAATAAAGAGCAAGGGATACAAAATAGATTGGACGATGACACAATTGTACCTCTTAAAAAGAATGAGCAAGAGACATTATTGGAGGACAATGCAGTAATAAACCCCCCTGTGCGTGGGATGACATTCTATTCTTTGGATGCTCTTGTtgaatattataataattatgcTAAGCAGGAAGGTTTTGGGATCATGAGAAGAGCAATATCATTTTCCGCTGATGGAAAATCAAAGTTTGTTACTATTGCTTGCTCTCGAGTAGGGAAATCATACTCTTCTAAACGTAAtatccttaatcctaaccctttgAAAAAAACTGGATGCAAGGCTAGAGTTAATGCTACAGTGTTTGAAAGTGGGAGTTGCAGAGTTAATTCTGTTGTTCTGGAACACAATCATGTGCTGTTTCCAAGTAAGTCATGTTTCTTTTTATGCAATAGGAAAATCAATTATGATGTGAAGACTATGCTTGAAATAAATAATGTTGAGGGAGTTGACATCagtaagagctctcagtctgtcatcgCCCAATCTAAAGGTTCCGAGAATGTCTCAACTTTAGGAAAAGACTGCAGAAATACTGTTGAGAAGGCAAAGAGGTTGCGGCTTGAGGTTGGAGATGCAGAATCAATGTATGATTACTTTGTTCGGATGCAAGCTAAGAATTCGAATTTCTTCTACGTTATGGATATTGATTGCAAATCTCATATTAGAAATGTATTCTGGGCAGATGCAAGGTGTAGGGCAGCATATGAAGAGTTTGGTGATGTTGTTATGTTCGATACATCATACTTGACAAATAAGTACAACATGCCCTTGTCAACTTTTGTAGGGGTAAACCATCATGGCCAGGCAATTTTGTTTGGATGTGGATTGTTATTAGATGAGGAGGTAGAGACATTTATCTGGCTGTTTAAAACTTGGCTATCATGCATGTCTGGATGTGCCCCAATAGCCATCATCACAACTCAGTCAGAAGCAATAAGGAAAGCAGTTGAGATGGTATTCCCTGACACTCGACATAGTTGGTGTTTGTGGCATATACTGAAGACAGTACCAGAGAAGTTGGGGAGTTACGAAATGTGTGAACCCATAACAAATGCCATACAACATGCTGTTTATGATGCTTCAACAAAGAAAGAATTTGAGGACAGCTGGGCTGACATCATTAAAGCATTTAAGGAGCTTGAAAGTGATGAATGGCTAACTAATTTATATGAAGAAAGGAATTATTGGGTTCCAGCTTTTGGGAAAGATACATTTTGGGCTGGAATGTTGTCCACACAGCACGGTGAAACCATGAATCCATTCTTTGATGGGAATGTGAGCTCCATGACAACCATAAAGCAGTTCCTTGAGCAGTACAATGACATATTCAAGAGTAAGGTTGAGAAGGAAAACCAAGCAGATATTCAGTCTTTCAATTCGCAGATTCCTTGTGTAACTCATTTCCCCATAGAAAAGCAATTTCAACAGGTTTACACCATTGAGAAGTTTAAGGAATTTCAACAAGAGGTGATAGCGAAGCTATATTGTGAAGTATGCTTGGTAAGAGAAATGGATGGTGTGCTTGAATTCAGTGTGTCTGAGATTTTGGCTGTTGGAGAAGAAAATAATCAACATCATAGAACACTTGATTACAAAGTCTATTTTAacaaggaggagaaagaaattaATTGTTCTTGTTGCCTGTTTGAGTTTAGAGGAATCTTATGTAGGCATATAGTCTCTGTTCTTATTAAGATCCAGTCAGATATTACTGTTTCTTCCAAGTATGTTTTATCAAGATGGAGGAAGGATTTGAGTAGGCATCACACAAGGGTTAAAGTTTGTCATGATGATTGGAGTAGCAATTTCGAAGGCCAGCGATATCATTATCTTCTTAAGAAATTTGATGATGCAGCAGATTTGGCTGTGGCATCTGATGATGCCTGCAAAATATTGTGGAATTGTATTGATGACTTTCAGCAGAAGTTAAAGGTAAATGATGCAGTAAATGGGAACAATAAACCCAGTCTAACAAGTGGTGCTAAATCTGCTGGCTGTGAAGATACGGGTGAGTCCTTCGGGAGTGTGATTGATAAGAGTAAACTATTTAGCCCTATTCCTATAACCGTTCGATGGCAGGGATgtccatcaacaaaaagaaaggtGTCTACAGTTGAGCAAGCTGCAAAGAAATTAACTTGTACAAGGACTAATGGCCAATGCGGAACAAGTAAAGAGAAGGGGAATAAGGTAACATTTACCAAGTTAAACCACAAAATCTGTGTTACGATCATGAATTACTTAAATTATTTTCTTGATTTAGTTTCAGGACTCAGAAATGAAGCAAGTTGCTGATGATGAAGGAGATGGAATTGATATGCTGAGATCCCA
This genomic stretch from Musa acuminata AAA Group cultivar baxijiao chromosome BXJ3-9, Cavendish_Baxijiao_AAA, whole genome shotgun sequence harbors:
- the LOC135648336 gene encoding protein FAR1-RELATED SEQUENCE 6-like isoform X6, which codes for MPCISRVIIRFRSLSRSPPFPTPHHASSLHSYGELSIRWMEPEEGLSSSGDTSDEIIDEQEMESSAENKNEKGTENILEDNAIMTVDKNEHEAEHRLEDYATMTLEKNEQEAENQLKNDATATLHNKEQGIQNRLDDDTIVPLKKNEQETLLEDNAVINPPVRGMTFYSLDALVEYYNNYAKQEGFGIMRRAISFSADGKSKFVTIACSRVGKSYSSKRNILNPNPLKKTGCKARVNATVFESGSCRVNSVVLEHNHVLFPSKSCFFLCNRKINYDVKTMLEINNVEGVDISKSSQSVIAQSKGSENVSTLGKDCRNTVEKAKRLRLEVGDAESMYDYFVRMQAKNSNFFYVMDIDCKSHIRNVFWADARCRAAYEEFGDVVMFDTSYLTNKYNMPLSTFVGVNHHGQAILFGCGLLLDEEVETFIWLFKTWLSCMSGCAPIAIITTQSEAIRKAVEMVFPDTRHSWCLWHILKTVPEKLGSYEMCEPITNAIQHAVYDASTKKEFEDSWADIIKAFKELESDEWLTNLYEERNYWVPAFGKDTFWAGMLSTQHGETMNPFFDGNVSSMTTIKQFLEQYNDIFKSKVEKENQADIQSFNSQIPCVTHFPIEKQFQQVYTIEKFKEFQQEVIAKLYCEVCLVREMDGVLEFSVSEILAVGEENNQHHRTLDYKVYFNKEEKEINCSCCLFEFRGILCRHIVSVLIKIQSDITVSSKYVLSRWRKDLSRHHTRVKVCHDDWSSNFEGQRYHYLLKKFDDAADLAVASDDACKILWNCIDDFQQKLKVNDAVNGNNKPSLTSGAKSAGCEDTGESFGSVIDKSKLFSPIPITVRWQGCPSTKRKVSTVEQAAKKLTCTRTNGQCGTSKEKGNKFQDSEMKQVADDEGDGIDMLRSHVIVDIDSQESINIQANSQVGPIFDQYYGQATATKQEIKKPRLDSS
- the LOC135648336 gene encoding protein FAR1-RELATED SEQUENCE 6-like isoform X4, which encodes MPCISRVIIRFRSLSRSPPFPTPHHASSLHSYGELSIRWMEPEEGLSSSGDTSDEIIDEQEMESSAENKNEKGTENILEDNAIMTVDKNEHEAEHRLEDYATMTLEKNEQEAENQLKNDATATLHNKEQGIQNRLDDDTIVPLKKNEQETLLEDNAVINPPVRGMTFYSLDALVEYYNNYAKQEGFGIMRRAISFSADGKSKFVTIACSRVGKSYSSKRNILNPNPLKKTGCKARVNATVFESGSCRVNSVVLEHNHVLFPSKSCFFLCNRKINYDVKTMLEINNVEGVDISKSSQSVIAQSKGSENVSTLGKDCRNTVEKAKRLRLEVGDAESMYDYFVRMQAKNSNFFYVMDIDCKSHIRNVFWADARCRAAYEEFGDVVMFDTSYLTNKYNMPLSTFVGVNHHGQAILFGCGLLLDEEVETFIWLFKTWLSCMSGCAPIAIITTQSEAIRKAVEMVFPDTRHSWCLWHILKTVPEKLGSYEMCEPITNAIQHAVYDASTKKEFEDSWADIIKAFKELESDEWLTNLYEERNYWVPAFGKDTFWAGMLSTQHGETMNPFFDGNVSSMTTIKQFLEQYNDIFKSKVEKENQADIQSFNSQIPCVTHFPIEKQFQQVYTIEKFKEFQQEVIAKLYCEVCLVREMDGVLEFSVSEILAVGEENNQHHRTLDYKVYFNKEEKEINCSCCLFEFRGILCRHIVSVLIKIQSDITVSSKYVLSRWRKDLSRHHTRVKVCHDDWSSNFEGQRYHYLLKKFDDAADLAVASDDACKILWNCIDDFQQKLKVNDAVNGNNKPSLTSGAKSAGCEDTGESFGSVIDKSKLFSPIPITVRWQGCPSTKRKVSTVEQAAKKLTCTRTNGQCGTSKEKGNKFQDSEMKQVADDEGDGIDMLRSHVIVDIDSQESINIQANSQVGPIFDQYYGQATATKQEAKAGLIIEPFMDHPRNMKNTG
- the LOC135648336 gene encoding protein FAR1-RELATED SEQUENCE 6-like isoform X5 — its product is MPCISRVIIRFRSLSRSPPFPTPHHASSLHSYGELSIRWMEPEEGLSSSGDTSDEIIDEQEMESSAENKNEKGTENILEDNAIMTVDKNEHEAEHRLEDYATMTLEKNEQEAENQLKNDATATLHNKEQGIQNRLDDDTIVPLKKNEQETLLEDNAVINPPVRGMTFYSLDALVEYYNNYAKQEGFGIMRRAISFSADGKSKFVTIACSRVGKSYSSKRNILNPNPLKKTGCKARVNATVFESGSCRVNSVVLEHNHVLFPSKSCFFLCNRKINYDVKTMLEINNVEGVDISKSSQSVIAQSKGSENVSTLGKDCRNTVEKAKRLRLEVGDAESMYDYFVRMQAKNSNFFYVMDIDCKSHIRNVFWADARCRAAYEEFGDVVMFDTSYLTNKYNMPLSTFVGVNHHGQAILFGCGLLLDEEVETFIWLFKTWLSCMSGCAPIAIITTQSEAIRKAVEMVFPDTRHSWCLWHILKTVPEKLGSYEMCEPITNAIQHAVYDASTKKEFEDSWADIIKAFKELESDEWLTNLYEERNYWVPAFGKDTFWAGMLSTQHGETMNPFFDGNVSSMTTIKQFLEQYNDIFKSKVEKENQADIQSFNSQIPCVTHFPIEKQFQQVYTIEKFKEFQQEVIAKLYCEVCLVREMDGVLEFSVSEILAVGEENNQHHRTLDYKVYFNKEEKEINCSCCLFEFRGILCRHIVSVLIKIQSDITVSSKYVLSRWRKDLSRHHTRVKVCHDDWSSNFEGQRYHYLLKKFDDAADLAVASDDACKILWNCIDDFQQKLKVNDAVNGNNKPSLTSGAKSAGCEDTGESFGSVIDKSKLFSPIPITVRWQGCPSTKRKVSTVEQAAKKLTCTRTNGQCGTSKEKGNKDSEMKQVADDEGDGIDMLRSHVIVDIDSQESINIQANSQVGPIFDQYYGQATATKQEAKAGLIIEPFMDHPRNMKNTG
- the LOC135648336 gene encoding protein FAR1-RELATED SEQUENCE 6-like isoform X2, with translation MVDRPWQIASLPRPPSAVSNSPVVLLSHGSRQRRPRRRRPLPRLALLNGAPTGSPAPPQSKGPFHAVHFPSDHQVSIPFEVPSLPHSPSCLLFAQLRRIEHKMEPEEGLSSSGDTSDEIIDEQEMESSAENKNEKGTENILEDNAIMTVDKNEHEAEHRLEDYATMTLEKNEQEAENQLKNDATATLHNKEQGIQNRLDDDTIVPLKKNEQETLLEDNAVINPPVRGMTFYSLDALVEYYNNYAKQEGFGIMRRAISFSADGKSKFVTIACSRVGKSYSSKRNILNPNPLKKTGCKARVNATVFESGSCRVNSVVLEHNHVLFPSKSCFFLCNRKINYDVKTMLEINNVEGVDISKSSQSVIAQSKGSENVSTLGKDCRNTVEKAKRLRLEVGDAESMYDYFVRMQAKNSNFFYVMDIDCKSHIRNVFWADARCRAAYEEFGDVVMFDTSYLTNKYNMPLSTFVGVNHHGQAILFGCGLLLDEEVETFIWLFKTWLSCMSGCAPIAIITTQSEAIRKAVEMVFPDTRHSWCLWHILKTVPEKLGSYEMCEPITNAIQHAVYDASTKKEFEDSWADIIKAFKELESDEWLTNLYEERNYWVPAFGKDTFWAGMLSTQHGETMNPFFDGNVSSMTTIKQFLEQYNDIFKSKVEKENQADIQSFNSQIPCVTHFPIEKQFQQVYTIEKFKEFQQEVIAKLYCEVCLVREMDGVLEFSVSEILAVGEENNQHHRTLDYKVYFNKEEKEINCSCCLFEFRGILCRHIVSVLIKIQSDITVSSKYVLSRWRKDLSRHHTRVKVCHDDWSSNFEGQRYHYLLKKFDDAADLAVASDDACKILWNCIDDFQQKLKVNDAVNGNNKPSLTSGAKSAGCEDTGESFGSVIDKSKLFSPIPITVRWQGCPSTKRKVSTVEQAAKKLTCTRTNGQCGTSKEKGNKDSEMKQVADDEGDGIDMLRSHVIVDIDSQESINIQANSQVGPIFDQYYGQATATKQEAKAGLIIEPFMDHPRNMKNTG
- the LOC135648336 gene encoding protein FAR1-RELATED SEQUENCE 6-like isoform X1; this translates as MVDRPWQIASLPRPPSAVSNSPVVLLSHGSRQRRPRRRRPLPRLALLNGAPTGSPAPPQSKGPFHAVHFPSDHQVSIPFEVPSLPHSPSCLLFAQLRRIEHKMEPEEGLSSSGDTSDEIIDEQEMESSAENKNEKGTENILEDNAIMTVDKNEHEAEHRLEDYATMTLEKNEQEAENQLKNDATATLHNKEQGIQNRLDDDTIVPLKKNEQETLLEDNAVINPPVRGMTFYSLDALVEYYNNYAKQEGFGIMRRAISFSADGKSKFVTIACSRVGKSYSSKRNILNPNPLKKTGCKARVNATVFESGSCRVNSVVLEHNHVLFPSKSCFFLCNRKINYDVKTMLEINNVEGVDISKSSQSVIAQSKGSENVSTLGKDCRNTVEKAKRLRLEVGDAESMYDYFVRMQAKNSNFFYVMDIDCKSHIRNVFWADARCRAAYEEFGDVVMFDTSYLTNKYNMPLSTFVGVNHHGQAILFGCGLLLDEEVETFIWLFKTWLSCMSGCAPIAIITTQSEAIRKAVEMVFPDTRHSWCLWHILKTVPEKLGSYEMCEPITNAIQHAVYDASTKKEFEDSWADIIKAFKELESDEWLTNLYEERNYWVPAFGKDTFWAGMLSTQHGETMNPFFDGNVSSMTTIKQFLEQYNDIFKSKVEKENQADIQSFNSQIPCVTHFPIEKQFQQVYTIEKFKEFQQEVIAKLYCEVCLVREMDGVLEFSVSEILAVGEENNQHHRTLDYKVYFNKEEKEINCSCCLFEFRGILCRHIVSVLIKIQSDITVSSKYVLSRWRKDLSRHHTRVKVCHDDWSSNFEGQRYHYLLKKFDDAADLAVASDDACKILWNCIDDFQQKLKVNDAVNGNNKPSLTSGAKSAGCEDTGESFGSVIDKSKLFSPIPITVRWQGCPSTKRKVSTVEQAAKKLTCTRTNGQCGTSKEKGNKFQDSEMKQVADDEGDGIDMLRSHVIVDIDSQESINIQANSQVGPIFDQYYGQATATKQEAKAGLIIEPFMDHPRNMKNTG
- the LOC135648336 gene encoding protein FAR1-RELATED SEQUENCE 6-like isoform X3, encoding MVDRPWQIASLPRPPSAVSNSPVVLLSHGSRQRRPRRRRPLPRLALLNGAPTGSPAPPQSKGPFHAVHFPSDHQVSIPFEVPSLPHSPSCLLFAQLRRIEHKMEPEEGLSSSGDTSDEIIDEQEMESSAENKNEKGTENILEDNAIMTVDKNEHEAEHRLEDYATMTLEKNEQEAENQLKNDATATLHNKEQGIQNRLDDDTIVPLKKNEQETLLEDNAVINPPVRGMTFYSLDALVEYYNNYAKQEGFGIMRRAISFSADGKSKFVTIACSRVGKSYSSKRNILNPNPLKKTGCKARVNATVFESGSCRVNSVVLEHNHVLFPSKSCFFLCNRKINYDVKTMLEINNVEGVDISKSSQSVIAQSKGSENVSTLGKDCRNTVEKAKRLRLEVGDAESMYDYFVRMQAKNSNFFYVMDIDCKSHIRNVFWADARCRAAYEEFGDVVMFDTSYLTNKYNMPLSTFVGVNHHGQAILFGCGLLLDEEVETFIWLFKTWLSCMSGCAPIAIITTQSEAIRKAVEMVFPDTRHSWCLWHILKTVPEKLGSYEMCEPITNAIQHAVYDASTKKEFEDSWADIIKAFKELESDEWLTNLYEERNYWVPAFGKDTFWAGMLSTQHGETMNPFFDGNVSSMTTIKQFLEQYNDIFKSKVEKENQADIQSFNSQIPCVTHFPIEKQFQQVYTIEKFKEFQQEVIAKLYCEVCLVREMDGVLEFSVSEILAVGEENNQHHRTLDYKVYFNKEEKEINCSCCLFEFRGILCRHIVSVLIKIQSDITVSSKYVLSRWRKDLSRHHTRVKVCHDDWSSNFEGQRYHYLLKKFDDAADLAVASDDACKILWNCIDDFQQKLKVNDAVNGNNKPSLTSGAKSAGCEDTGESFGSVIDKSKLFSPIPITVRWQGCPSTKRKVSTVEQAAKKLTCTRTNGQCGTSKEKGNKFQDSEMKQVADDEGDGIDMLRSHVIVDIDSQESINIQANSQVGPIFDQYYGQATATKQEIKKPRLDSS